From a single Arachis hypogaea cultivar Tifrunner chromosome 3, arahy.Tifrunner.gnm2.J5K5, whole genome shotgun sequence genomic region:
- the LOC112769317 gene encoding uncharacterized protein codes for MATYPPSSSSFSHLSAWNHVVPSPSSSCSYGGNSTASAIEQTLRHIPAVAVEWNLEEQAILEDGLARYAGVGSNVTVYATIAQQLQDKTVRDVALRVRWMKEKEKNIQNSKRRKDDLKLTKKSRNRKEKVSGHSSRLAAAGSDVASSVPGMPYKAIGGLIGTLMEQNAQAFNQISKNLASRMHGKNIEIFYQVRENFNKIMKDLNETPDPMSLMPPLPKLLALDEMEKLSNPQPPPYTSMFQETDFILL; via the exons ATGGCTACCTATcctccttcttcctcctccttctcgcACTTGAGTGCTTGGAACCATGTTGTTCCATCACCATCTTCCTCATGCAGCTATGGCGGGAATTCTACTGCTTCGGCCATAGAGCAAACTCTGAGGCACATTCCTGCTGTAGCAGTTGAATGGAACCTTGAAGAACAAGCTATTCTTGAAGATGGACTTGCTAG GTATGCTGGTGTTGGTTCTAACGTAACAGTCTATGCGACCATAGCACAACAGCTGCAAGATAAGACAGTTAGGGATGTGGCGCTTCGAGTTCGGTGGATGAAGGAA AAAGAAAAAAACATTCAAAATAGCAAGAGGAGGAAGGATGATCTTAAGTTGACCAAGAAAAGTAGAAATAGAAAG GAGAAAGTTTCAGGCCATTCTTCTCGTCTTGCTGCTGCTGGATCCGATGTTGCCTCATCAGTGCCAGGAATGCCTTACAAAG CAATTGGAGGTCTAATAGGCACACTCATGGAGCAAAATGCACAGGCCTTCAAccaaatttcaaaaaatcttgcTTCTCGTATG CATGGGAAGAATATTGAAATTTTCTACCAAGTGAGAGAGAACttcaataaaattatgaaaga TTTGAATGAAACACCAGACCCAATGAGCCTAATGCCACCCCTTCCTAAGTTGCTTGCGTTAGATGAGATGGAAAAGTTATCCAACCCCCAACCGCCGCCATATACCTCGATGTTTCAAGAAACGGATTTCATTTTGTTATAG
- the LOC112769310 gene encoding protein SHORT-ROOT-like encodes MMTSSSLNSDDPCFDGDGKWATKLLRECARAINDRDSSKIQHLLWMLNELASPYGDSQQKLASYFLQALFCKATQTGQRFYMNLKSASEKNQSFDSARKMILKFQEVSPWTTFGHVASNGAILEAFLEAGGEKNKKKKLHIIDISNNTSTLCTQWPTFLESLATKSSDHVETPQLKLTIVLVKESLKGSVMNEICQRMEKFARLMRVPFEINMINGVEHLWKVTKEELGIVVEEEEDDDDDDDAFIAVNCVGGLRRVEEGERGNVIGMLKSLSPRIVTIVEEESGGSDVSCITRNDDDDFVKCFEECLRFYKIYFEMLEESFPTISNEKLMLERECSRNILGDLGCNNNNNDSDHNKRERGVEWSMRIREYFTPIGLSDDVVDDVRALLKRYNRSGWSLMLPSSKVEGIYLKWRDQPVLWASAWKP; translated from the coding sequence ATGATGACTAGCAGCTCTTTGAACTCAGATGATCCTTGTTTTGATGGTGATGGAAAATGGGCCACCAAGCTTCTTAGGGAGTGTGCTAGAGCAATCAATGATAGAGACTCAAGCAAAATCCAACACCTTCTATGGATGCTAAATGAGTTAGCTTCCCCTTATGGAGATTCTCAGCAGAAACTAGCCTCATATTTTCTTCAAGCTCTATTCTGCAAGGCCACTCAAACAGGCCAAAGATTCTACATGAATCTAAAATCAGCATCTGAAAAGAACCAATCTTTTGATTCAGCAAGAAAAATGATACTCAAATTTCAAGAGGTAAGTCCATGGACAACTTTTGGACATGTAGCTTCAAATGGTGCAATCttggaagcctttttagaagcaggaggagagaaaaacaaaaagaaaaagcttcACATAATTGACATAAGCAACAACACTAGCACACTTTGCACTCAATGGCCTACTTTCTTGGAATCCTTGGCTACTAAGAGTAGTGATCATGTTGAAACTCCTCAATTGAAGCTCACAATTGTGTTGGTGAAAGAGAGCTTAAAAGGGTCAGTGATGAATGAAATTTGTCAGAGAATGGAGAAGTTTGCAAGGCTAATGAGAGTGCCCTTTGAGATTAACATGATAAATGGTGTGGAACATTTATGGAAGGTAACAAAAGAAGAGTTAGGAAtagtagttgaagaagaagaagatgatgatgatgatgatgatgcttttaTTGCTGTGAACTGTGTTGGGGGATTGAGGAGAGTTGAGGAGGGAGAAAGGGGTAATGTGATTGGAATGTTGAAGTCTCTTAGTCCAAGAATTGTGACAATTGTTGAGGAAGAAAGTGGTGGTAGTGATGTTTCTTGCATCACaagaaatgatgatgatgactttgtAAAATGCTTTGAAGAGTGTTTAAGGTTTTACAAGATTTACTTTGAGATGTTAGAGGAGAGTTTTCCAACAATAAGCAATGAAAAGTTAATGCTAGAGAGGGAGTGTTCAAGAAACATACTTGGTGATTTGggttgcaataataataataatgatagtgatcataataaaAGGGAGAGAGGAGTAGAGTGGTCTATGAGGATTAGGGAGTATTTTACTCCAATAGGCTTGAGTGATGATGTTGTGGATGATGTTAGGGCATTGCTAAAGAGATATAATAGGTCAGGGTGGTCATTGATGTTGCCATCATCAAAAGTAGAAGGAATTTACTTGAAATGGAGGGATCAACCTGTTCTTTGGGCTTCAGCTTGGAAACCCTAG
- the LOC112769145 gene encoding uncharacterized protein, with protein MIPCDELLSAKPIVSEFSSGIYNLVNEVNGGLSKYQGALLPNLPNICNPFSAPPDFLYQPWNCSPNSTKIGDIPEVLRPYTCFGDEDAICGKEKFIPGSEYEVIKEYTSSVQNLLDVYPSIESLLGCQLVKDAFSQVLQKHCKPLKRFSKVTWAAMVSLAATMVLLVVLWTMKANYHEHSHQP; from the exons ATGATACCCTGTGATGAATTGCTCTCAGCAAAACCAATTGTATCTGAGTTTAGTTCAGGAATCTACAACCTTGTCAATGAG GTGAATGGAGGCCTATCAAAATATCAGGGAGCACTCTTACCAAATCTACCAAATAtatgcaatcctttttcagcacCACCTGATTTTTTATATCAGCCATGGAACTGCTCACCTAATTCTACTAAAATAGGAGATATCCCTGAG GTATTGAGGCCTTATACTTGTTTTGGTGATGAAGATGCAATCTGTGGCAAAGAAAAGTTCATACCAGGAAGTGAATATGAGGTGATTAAGGAATACACAAGTTCAGTTCAGAATCTATTGGATGTGTATCCTAGCATTGAAAGCTTGTTAGGATGCCAATTAGTGAAAGATGCATTCTCTCAAGTGCTTCAAAAACACTGCAAACCTTTGAAGAGATTTAGTAAGGTGACTTGGGCAGCAATGGTGTCTCTTGCAGCAACCATGGTGCTTTTGGTTGTGTTATGGACTATGAAAGCTAATTATCATGAGCATAGTCATCAACCTTAG